In one window of Streptomyces roseofulvus DNA:
- a CDS encoding sugar ABC transporter substrate-binding protein, whose protein sequence is MTIFPGRRRAALALALSGVLALTATACGDDGSGGAGGEGAEGSGKGKITFWDNNGGVRTDVWKEIIADFEKANPDIDVEYVGVASKEVQSKYDTAIQGGALPDVGGVGAAMLAGIAAQGALEPLDERIRKSELLGKLNKGMVESVRAAGGQDKLFTVPTSASNGVLYYRTDLFKAAGLDEPTTWTKFYAAADKLTAKDKNRFGYTIRGGAGSIAQALDAMYGQSGITDFWEGDKTTVNDPKNVAALEKYVGLFKKNTPAADVNNDFTKMVAQWDSGEIGMLNHNLGSYQDHVKALGTDKFRGIPNPTLDDGTRVMVSNPVDGLGLFSSSKNKAAAWKFIEFAASHASNSKWNRSAGAIPANVEAARDPWLQEAEPTKLAAEVLFSGKATIVQLPYYLPDWNTISKADNEANFQKVLLGTMSAKDFADSLAEQLNEAQAEWKAQRK, encoded by the coding sequence ATGACCATCTTCCCCGGACGGCGCAGAGCCGCCCTCGCCCTCGCCCTCTCCGGCGTCCTCGCGCTGACCGCCACCGCCTGCGGTGACGACGGCAGCGGCGGCGCCGGCGGCGAAGGGGCCGAGGGATCGGGCAAGGGCAAGATCACCTTCTGGGACAACAACGGCGGTGTCCGCACCGACGTCTGGAAGGAGATCATCGCCGACTTCGAGAAGGCCAACCCGGACATCGACGTCGAGTACGTAGGCGTCGCCTCGAAGGAGGTCCAGTCCAAGTACGACACCGCGATCCAGGGCGGCGCGCTGCCGGACGTCGGCGGCGTCGGCGCGGCGATGCTGGCCGGGATCGCCGCCCAGGGCGCCCTGGAGCCGCTGGACGAGCGGATCCGGAAGAGCGAGCTGCTCGGCAAGCTGAACAAGGGCATGGTCGAGTCCGTCAGGGCGGCGGGCGGCCAGGACAAGCTCTTCACCGTGCCCACCTCCGCCAGCAACGGCGTCCTCTACTACCGCACCGACCTGTTCAAGGCCGCCGGCCTCGACGAGCCCACCACCTGGACGAAGTTCTACGCCGCGGCCGACAAGCTCACCGCGAAGGACAAGAACCGCTTCGGCTACACCATCCGCGGCGGCGCCGGCTCCATCGCCCAGGCCCTCGACGCCATGTACGGCCAGAGCGGGATCACGGACTTCTGGGAGGGCGACAAGACCACGGTCAACGACCCGAAGAACGTGGCCGCGCTGGAGAAGTACGTCGGCCTCTTCAAGAAGAACACCCCGGCCGCCGACGTCAACAACGACTTCACCAAGATGGTCGCCCAGTGGGACAGCGGCGAGATCGGCATGCTGAACCACAACCTCGGCTCCTACCAGGACCACGTGAAGGCCCTGGGCACCGACAAGTTCCGCGGCATACCGAACCCGACGCTGGACGACGGCACCCGGGTCATGGTGTCCAACCCGGTCGACGGCCTCGGCCTCTTCTCCTCCAGCAAGAACAAGGCCGCCGCCTGGAAGTTCATCGAGTTCGCGGCCTCGCACGCGTCCAACTCGAAGTGGAACAGGTCCGCCGGCGCCATCCCCGCCAACGTCGAGGCGGCGCGGGACCCCTGGCTCCAGGAGGCCGAGCCGACCAAGCTCGCCGCCGAGGTCCTCTTCAGCGGCAAGGCGACCATCGTCCAGCTGCCGTACTACCTGCCCGACTGGAACACCATCTCGAAGGCCGACAACGAGGCGAACTTCCAGAAGGTGCTGCTCGGCACGATGTCGGCGAAGGACTTCGCCGACTCCCTCGCCGAGCAGCTGAACGAGGCCCAGGCCGAGTGGAAGGCGCAGCGGAAGTGA
- a CDS encoding glycoside hydrolase family 43 protein yields the protein MTGAVVPEVTGDLGDGTYRNPVLAADWSDPDVVRVGEDFYLTASSFGRAPGLPLLHSRDLVNWTFAGNALERLEPAEAFTLPRHDRGVWAPSLRHHDGRFRIFWGDPDHGIFQVDSPAVEGPWTRPHLVKEGRGLIDACPLWDPESGEAYLVHGWAKSRAGFNNRLTGHRMSPDGTKVLDEGTTLVDADLIPGWFTLEGPKLYRHDGRFWILAPAGGVATGWQGAFRADSFFGPYEERIVLAQGDTDVNGPHQGGWVRTGAGEDWFLHFQQTGAHGRLVHLQPMRWDADGWPVLGDEGSPVRVHRKPALPSGPPARPAVDDAFPGGAFGPQWSWTANPGVGWTVAHPGPGLRLACVRTGRADDLRSVPHVLTQRLPAGARSVEVRLRLESAAAGARAGLVVLGDAYAWIGLERDAGGGVLLAHRFAPGNADRERDAARAVPLGTDEVLLRIEVTADARCRFSYDAGAGPVRLGPEFAATPWRWVGALLGLFAAAPEGEGHAGTGVFTDFRTLTG from the coding sequence GTGACCGGGGCCGTGGTGCCCGAGGTCACCGGCGACCTGGGGGACGGTACGTACCGCAACCCGGTCCTGGCGGCGGACTGGTCCGACCCGGACGTGGTGCGGGTCGGCGAGGACTTCTACCTCACCGCCTCCAGCTTCGGCCGCGCCCCCGGGCTGCCGCTGCTGCACTCGCGCGACCTGGTCAACTGGACGTTCGCCGGGAACGCGCTGGAACGGCTCGAACCGGCCGAGGCGTTCACCCTCCCCCGGCACGACCGCGGGGTGTGGGCGCCGTCCCTCCGCCACCACGACGGCCGGTTCCGGATCTTCTGGGGCGACCCCGACCACGGGATCTTCCAGGTCGACTCCCCCGCCGTCGAGGGGCCCTGGACCCGGCCGCACCTGGTGAAGGAGGGCCGGGGGCTGATCGACGCGTGCCCGCTGTGGGACCCGGAGAGCGGCGAGGCGTACCTGGTGCACGGCTGGGCCAAGTCCCGGGCCGGCTTCAACAACCGGCTCACCGGGCACCGGATGAGCCCGGACGGCACCAAGGTCCTCGACGAGGGCACCACGCTCGTCGACGCCGACCTGATCCCCGGCTGGTTCACCCTGGAGGGGCCCAAGCTGTACCGGCACGACGGCCGGTTCTGGATCCTCGCCCCGGCCGGCGGCGTCGCCACCGGCTGGCAGGGCGCCTTCCGCGCCGACTCCTTCTTCGGCCCGTACGAGGAGCGGATCGTCCTCGCCCAGGGCGACACCGACGTCAACGGCCCCCACCAGGGCGGCTGGGTGCGCACCGGCGCGGGCGAGGACTGGTTCCTCCACTTCCAGCAGACCGGCGCGCACGGCCGGCTCGTCCACCTCCAGCCGATGCGCTGGGACGCGGACGGCTGGCCGGTCCTCGGCGACGAGGGCTCCCCCGTGCGCGTCCACCGCAAGCCCGCCCTGCCGTCCGGGCCCCCGGCCCGGCCGGCCGTGGACGACGCCTTCCCGGGCGGCGCCTTCGGACCGCAGTGGTCGTGGACCGCCAACCCCGGTGTGGGGTGGACGGTCGCGCACCCCGGGCCCGGACTGCGCCTGGCCTGTGTCCGCACGGGGCGGGCCGACGACCTGCGGTCGGTGCCGCACGTGCTGACGCAGCGGCTGCCCGCCGGGGCCCGGAGCGTGGAGGTCCGGCTGCGGCTGGAGTCCGCGGCGGCCGGGGCCCGGGCCGGACTGGTCGTGCTCGGCGACGCGTACGCCTGGATCGGGCTGGAACGGGACGCCGGCGGCGGGGTGCTGCTCGCCCACCGCTTTGCCCCGGGCAACGCCGACCGGGAGCGGGACGCGGCCCGCGCCGTGCCGCTCGGCACCGACGAGGTGCTGCTGCGGATCGAGGTCACCGCCGACGCCCGCTGCCGCTTCTCCTACGACGCCGGCGCGGGACCCGTCCGGCTCGGACCCGAGTTCGCCGCCACCCCCTGGCGGTGGGTGGGCGCCCTGCTCGGCCTGTTCGCCGCCGCTCCGGAGGGCGAAGGGCACGCCGGGACGGGCGTGTTCACCGACTTCCGCACCCTGACCGGCTGA
- a CDS encoding PmoA family protein codes for MTGADGTVVLRAAGRAVAHCVTRPALAAAHSPRPYLHPVTTLAGRAVTEVLPEDHVHHLGVGIAIPDVDGRNFWGGRTFVRGRGPVELDNHGVQRHDGFKLCDPDGFVEEVSWTAGGERLFAEHRTVAAVPLIDTAWALDLTFSVANVSGRDLSVGSPATNGRPGAAYGGFFWRAPKEAAVPRVFGPGADGEEAVHGARAAWVAMCGDGWSLVFAGATGTTRRDPWFVRAAEYPGVGSSLAYEERLAVPAGETFVRRVVTVVADGRLDRDGAAALVRKAVAT; via the coding sequence ATGACCGGCGCCGACGGCACCGTCGTCCTGCGGGCCGCCGGCCGGGCGGTCGCGCACTGCGTGACCCGTCCGGCGCTGGCCGCCGCCCACTCCCCGCGCCCCTATCTGCATCCGGTGACCACGCTCGCCGGGCGGGCCGTCACCGAGGTGCTGCCCGAGGACCACGTGCACCACCTGGGCGTCGGGATCGCGATCCCCGACGTCGACGGGCGGAACTTCTGGGGCGGGCGGACCTTCGTCCGCGGCCGGGGTCCGGTCGAGCTGGACAACCACGGCGTGCAGCGGCACGACGGCTTCAAGCTGTGCGACCCGGACGGCTTCGTCGAGGAGGTGAGCTGGACCGCCGGAGGGGAGCGCCTGTTCGCCGAGCACCGCACGGTCGCCGCGGTCCCGCTCATCGACACGGCGTGGGCCCTCGACCTGACCTTCTCGGTCGCCAACGTCTCCGGCCGCGACCTGTCCGTCGGCAGCCCGGCCACCAACGGACGCCCGGGCGCCGCCTACGGCGGCTTCTTCTGGCGCGCCCCCAAGGAGGCGGCCGTGCCACGGGTGTTCGGCCCCGGGGCGGACGGCGAGGAGGCCGTGCACGGCGCCCGCGCCGCGTGGGTGGCGATGTGCGGCGACGGCTGGAGCCTGGTCTTCGCCGGGGCGACCGGGACCACCCGGCGCGACCCGTGGTTCGTGCGGGCCGCCGAGTACCCGGGCGTCGGTTCCTCCCTCGCGTACGAGGAGCGGCTCGCGGTCCCGGCCGGGGAGACGTTCGTCCGGCGCGTGGTCACCGTGGTCGCCGACGGGCGGCTCGACCGGGACGGCGCCGCCGCCCTGGTCCGCAAGGCGGTGGCGACGTGA
- a CDS encoding Gfo/Idh/MocA family oxidoreductase, translating into MPAAQSVREPLPVVLAGARGHGRSHLLNIHRLERLGLVRLAGVCELRPLDAAELDGLGDPAQSDDFEALLAATGARLAVLSTPIQTHTDMTLAAARHGADILLEKPPAPSYAEFRRMADGVAETGRACQIGFQSLGSHAVPAVRELIERGTIGEVRGVGAAGAWVRDEAYFRRAPWAGRRRLDGLDVVDGALTNPLAHAVATALALAGTTRAEDVTGIETELFHAHAIESDDTSAVRVSTAAGLPVTVAATLCAEKTGEPYVVVHGSRGRITFWYREDRILLQRAGHGPEEITYGRTDLLENLVAHVTGGTPLLVPPDATGAFMRVVEAVRTAPDPRPLPAAHWRAEPGESAERRIVEGVEALVDASAEQLRLYSELGAPWASSAPAEVR; encoded by the coding sequence ATGCCCGCAGCCCAGTCCGTACGCGAACCCCTGCCCGTCGTCCTCGCCGGCGCCCGCGGCCACGGCCGCAGCCATCTCCTCAACATCCACCGCCTGGAGCGGCTCGGTCTGGTCCGCCTCGCCGGCGTCTGCGAGCTGCGGCCGCTCGACGCCGCCGAGCTCGACGGGCTCGGCGACCCCGCCCAGTCCGACGACTTCGAGGCGCTGCTCGCCGCCACCGGCGCGCGACTGGCCGTGCTCAGCACCCCGATCCAGACCCACACCGACATGACGCTGGCCGCCGCCCGGCACGGCGCCGACATCCTCCTGGAGAAGCCGCCGGCCCCGTCGTACGCCGAGTTCCGGCGGATGGCCGACGGGGTCGCGGAGACCGGCCGGGCCTGCCAGATCGGCTTCCAGTCGCTGGGCTCGCACGCCGTGCCCGCGGTCCGCGAGCTGATCGAGCGGGGCACGATCGGCGAGGTCCGGGGCGTCGGCGCGGCCGGCGCCTGGGTCCGCGACGAGGCGTACTTCCGGCGCGCGCCGTGGGCCGGCCGGCGCCGGCTCGACGGCCTCGACGTCGTCGACGGGGCGCTGACCAACCCGCTGGCGCACGCCGTCGCCACCGCCCTCGCCCTCGCCGGGACCACCCGCGCCGAGGACGTGACCGGCATCGAGACCGAGCTCTTCCACGCCCACGCCATCGAGTCGGACGACACCTCCGCCGTCCGCGTCTCCACCGCCGCCGGGCTGCCGGTGACCGTGGCCGCGACGCTCTGCGCAGAGAAGACCGGCGAGCCCTACGTGGTGGTGCACGGCAGCCGCGGCCGGATCACCTTCTGGTACCGGGAGGACCGGATCCTGCTCCAGCGCGCCGGGCACGGCCCGGAGGAGATCACGTACGGGCGCACCGACCTGCTGGAGAACCTGGTCGCGCACGTCACCGGCGGCACCCCGCTCCTCGTGCCGCCGGACGCGACCGGCGCGTTCATGCGGGTCGTCGAGGCGGTCCGCACCGCGCCCGACCCGCGGCCGCTGCCCGCCGCCCACTGGCGCGCCGAGCCCGGCGAGAGCGCCGAGCGGCGGATCGTCGAGGGCGTGGAGGCGCTGGTGGACGCGAGCGCCGAACAGCTCCGGCTCTACTCCGAACTCGGCGCCCCCTGGGCGTCGTCGGCGCCGGCGGAGGTCCGATGA
- a CDS encoding carbohydrate ABC transporter permease: MTAAATPTRTAPVTGTAGTGRPPEGTPPAAARKRHRAWDEVPRWQIYLPLGVYLVFTLVPFYWIFLFAVRPAGSTSLLPWPMTTAHFEKVWTERSFGIFFQNSLLIGVAVLVSTTVVALAGGYALARFDFRIKKGFMLALLCSQFVPGALLLVPLFQIFAELRMINSIGSVILAETVFQLPLSMILISGFIRNVPPSLEEAAWVDGCNRFRAFLIVVLPLLRPGLVAVGSFAFVHAWNHFLFALMFLSSQSKQTIPVGLNTLMGADSVDLGALAAGGVIAAVPVVIVFAFIQKWLVTGFSAGAVKG, translated from the coding sequence GTGACCGCCGCAGCCACCCCCACCCGCACCGCGCCCGTCACCGGGACCGCCGGGACCGGCCGGCCTCCGGAGGGCACCCCGCCCGCCGCCGCCCGCAAGCGGCACCGGGCCTGGGACGAGGTCCCCCGCTGGCAGATCTACCTGCCGCTCGGCGTCTACCTCGTCTTCACCCTCGTCCCCTTCTACTGGATCTTCCTCTTCGCCGTCCGCCCGGCCGGCTCCACCTCGCTGCTGCCCTGGCCGATGACGACCGCGCACTTCGAGAAGGTGTGGACCGAGCGCAGCTTCGGGATCTTCTTCCAGAACAGCCTGCTCATCGGCGTCGCGGTGCTCGTCAGCACCACGGTGGTCGCGCTGGCCGGCGGTTACGCCCTCGCCCGCTTCGACTTCCGGATCAAGAAGGGCTTCATGCTGGCCCTGCTCTGCTCCCAGTTCGTGCCGGGCGCCCTGCTCCTCGTCCCGCTCTTCCAGATCTTCGCCGAGCTGCGCATGATCAACTCGATCGGCAGCGTCATCCTCGCCGAGACCGTCTTCCAGCTGCCGCTGTCGATGATCCTCATCAGCGGCTTCATCCGGAACGTGCCGCCCTCCCTGGAGGAGGCCGCCTGGGTCGACGGCTGCAACCGTTTCCGCGCCTTCCTGATCGTCGTGCTCCCGCTGCTGCGGCCCGGGCTTGTCGCCGTCGGCTCCTTCGCCTTCGTGCACGCCTGGAACCACTTCCTCTTCGCCCTGATGTTCCTCAGCAGCCAGAGCAAGCAGACCATCCCGGTCGGCCTCAACACCCTCATGGGCGCCGACAGCGTCGACCTCGGCGCGCTCGCCGCGGGCGGCGTCATCGCCGCCGTCCCCGTCGTGATCGTCTTCGCCTTCATCCAGAAGTGGCTCGTCACCGGCTTCAGCGCCGGGGCGGTGAAGGGATGA
- a CDS encoding sugar ABC transporter permease — translation MATAVTKPPRAATARERRRTGATPRRLPYLLIAPAGLLMLGFIAYPVLSVFYYSLQHYNPTKPWRNGFAGFDNFTKIFTDDPHFWGTLTFSLKWVVVEVSLQLLLGLALALIVNQTFAGRALGRALVFSPWAVSGVLTSAIWVLLYNSQTGITRYLADLGIGEYGTSLLSDTATVFPAAIVADLWRGVPFFAILILADLQSVPKDLYEAAEVDGAGRLRQFFHITLPHIRDAIVLSTLLRAVWEFNNVDLLYTLTGGGPAGVTTTLPLYVAETSVDAHNFGYASALTTVAFVILLFCSIVYLRLSKFGGDSK, via the coding sequence ATGGCCACAGCTGTGACCAAACCGCCCCGCGCCGCCACGGCACGGGAGCGCCGCCGCACGGGAGCGACCCCCCGCCGGCTGCCGTACCTGCTGATCGCGCCCGCGGGGCTGCTGATGCTGGGCTTCATCGCCTACCCCGTGCTGAGCGTCTTCTACTACAGCCTCCAGCACTACAACCCGACGAAGCCCTGGCGGAACGGCTTCGCCGGCTTCGACAACTTCACGAAGATCTTCACCGACGACCCGCACTTCTGGGGCACCCTGACCTTCAGCCTCAAGTGGGTCGTGGTGGAGGTGTCGCTCCAGCTCCTCCTCGGGCTCGCGCTCGCCCTCATCGTCAACCAGACCTTCGCCGGCCGGGCGCTCGGCCGGGCCCTGGTCTTCTCGCCGTGGGCCGTCTCCGGCGTGCTCACCTCGGCGATCTGGGTGCTCCTCTACAACTCGCAGACCGGCATCACCCGTTACCTGGCGGACCTCGGCATCGGCGAGTACGGCACCTCGCTGCTCTCCGACACCGCAACCGTCTTCCCCGCCGCGATCGTCGCCGACCTCTGGCGCGGGGTGCCCTTCTTCGCCATCCTCATCCTCGCCGACCTCCAGTCGGTGCCGAAGGACCTGTACGAGGCCGCAGAGGTCGACGGGGCGGGCCGGCTGCGGCAGTTCTTCCACATCACGCTCCCCCACATCAGGGACGCGATCGTGCTCTCCACGCTGCTGCGCGCGGTGTGGGAGTTCAACAACGTCGACCTGCTGTACACGCTGACCGGCGGCGGACCCGCGGGCGTCACCACGACCCTGCCGCTGTACGTCGCCGAGACCAGCGTCGACGCCCACAACTTCGGTTACGCCTCCGCCCTCACCACGGTGGCGTTCGTGATCCTTCTCTTCTGCTCGATCGTCTACCTGCGCCTGAGCAAGTTCGGAGGCGACAGCAAGTGA
- the araD gene encoding L-arabinonate dehydratase, producing the protein MTDDAVKRPHELRSHQWYGTDGLRSFSHRARTRQLGYLPEEHLGKPVVAILNTWSDINPCHVHLRDRAQAVKRGVWQAGGFPLEFPVSTLSETFQKPTPMLYRNLLAMETEELLRSYPVDGAVLMGGCDKTTPALLMGAASVDLPTVFVPAGPMLPGHWRGETLGSGTDMWRYWDERRAGTIGDCEMAELENGLARSPGHCMTMGTASTLTAAAETLGVTVPGASSVPAVDSGHDRMAAASGMRIVELVRQDLRLSRLLTREAYEDAVAAVLALGGSTNAVIHLIAMAGRSGVKLTLDDFDRIARTVPVLANLRPGGAYLMEDFHFAGGMTGFLSRIADVLHLDRPTVSHASLREQLDGALVHDDEVIRERHRPLAAEGGLAVLRGNLCPDGAVIKHVAMEQRFLKHTGPAVVFDDYRTLQRTIDDPALGITPDHVLVLRGAGPKGGPGMPEYGMLPIPKYLLEQGVRDMVRISDARMSGTSYGACVLHVAPESHVGGPLALVRTGDTITLDVAARSLRLHVGDEELERRRAGWTPPPARYERGYGALYMEQISQADTGCDFAFLARPGTTPEPYAG; encoded by the coding sequence ATGACGGACGACGCCGTGAAGCGGCCGCACGAGCTGCGCAGTCACCAGTGGTACGGGACCGACGGGCTGCGGTCGTTCAGCCACCGGGCGCGGACCCGGCAGCTCGGCTATCTGCCCGAGGAGCACCTGGGCAAGCCGGTCGTCGCGATCCTCAACACCTGGTCGGACATCAACCCCTGCCATGTGCACCTGCGCGACCGGGCGCAGGCCGTGAAGCGCGGGGTGTGGCAGGCCGGCGGCTTTCCGCTGGAGTTCCCGGTGTCGACGCTGTCGGAGACCTTCCAGAAGCCGACGCCGATGCTCTACCGCAACCTCCTGGCCATGGAGACGGAGGAGCTGCTGCGCTCGTACCCGGTGGACGGGGCGGTGCTGATGGGCGGCTGCGACAAGACGACGCCGGCGCTGTTGATGGGCGCGGCGTCGGTGGACCTGCCGACGGTGTTCGTGCCGGCCGGTCCGATGCTGCCGGGGCACTGGCGGGGGGAGACCCTCGGGTCCGGTACGGACATGTGGAGGTACTGGGACGAGCGGCGGGCCGGCACCATCGGCGACTGCGAGATGGCCGAGCTGGAGAACGGGCTCGCCCGCTCTCCCGGCCACTGCATGACGATGGGGACGGCGTCGACGCTGACCGCCGCGGCGGAGACCCTGGGCGTGACCGTGCCGGGCGCCTCCTCGGTGCCGGCGGTGGACTCGGGGCACGACCGGATGGCCGCCGCGTCGGGGATGCGGATCGTGGAGCTGGTCCGTCAGGACCTGCGGCTGTCGCGGCTGCTGACGCGGGAGGCGTACGAGGACGCGGTCGCCGCGGTCCTGGCGCTCGGCGGTTCGACCAACGCGGTGATCCATCTGATCGCGATGGCCGGCCGGTCCGGGGTGAAGCTGACGCTGGACGACTTCGACCGGATCGCGCGGACGGTGCCGGTGCTCGCGAACCTGCGGCCCGGCGGCGCGTACCTGATGGAGGACTTCCACTTCGCGGGCGGGATGACCGGTTTCCTGTCGCGGATCGCGGACGTGCTCCACCTGGACCGGCCGACGGTGTCCCATGCCTCCCTGCGCGAGCAGCTCGACGGGGCCCTGGTGCACGACGACGAGGTGATCCGGGAGCGGCACCGGCCGCTGGCGGCCGAGGGCGGGCTCGCGGTGCTGCGGGGCAACCTCTGCCCGGACGGGGCGGTCATCAAGCACGTCGCCATGGAGCAGCGGTTCCTGAAGCACACCGGTCCCGCCGTCGTCTTCGACGACTACCGGACGTTGCAGCGGACCATCGACGACCCGGCGCTCGGGATCACCCCGGACCACGTGCTGGTGCTGCGCGGCGCGGGGCCCAAGGGCGGTCCGGGGATGCCGGAGTACGGGATGCTGCCGATCCCGAAGTACCTGCTGGAGCAGGGGGTGCGGGACATGGTGCGCATCTCGGACGCGCGGATGAGCGGCACGAGCTACGGGGCGTGCGTGCTGCACGTGGCGCCGGAATCGCATGTCGGCGGGCCTCTTGCCCTGGTCCGTACGGGCGATACGATCACCCTCGACGTCGCGGCCCGCTCCCTCCGCCTGCACGTCGGCGACGAGGAGTTGGAGCGCCGGCGGGCCGGGTGGACCCCGCCGCCGGCCCGGTACGAGCGCGGCTACGGCGCGCTGTACATGGAGCAGATCTCCCAGGCCGACACCGGCTGCGACTTCGCGTTCCTGGCCCGGCCGGGGACGACCCCCGAACCCTACGCGGGCTGA
- a CDS encoding dihydrodipicolinate synthase family protein — translation MTFETLRAALADVVAIPVTPFAENGRVDSAAHRALLHRLLDGGVRTLTPNGNTGEFYALTPDERRAVTEATVAEAADRAAILVGVGHDLPTAVEAARHARYTGAHMVMVHQPVHPYVSESGWVDYHRAIADAVPELGVVPYVRNPLLSGERLAELGAACPNVVGVKYAVPDAARFAGFARDAGLDRFVWVAGLAEPYAPSYFSAGATGFTSGLVNVAPALSLEMLAALRAGDYGTAMKVWERIRRFEELRAANGNADNVTVVKEALASLGLCRRDIRPPSRELPEDARAEVAAIAGGWPI, via the coding sequence ATGACCTTCGAGACCCTTCGGGCCGCCCTCGCCGACGTCGTGGCCATCCCGGTCACGCCGTTCGCCGAAAACGGCCGGGTGGACTCCGCCGCCCACCGGGCGCTGCTGCACCGGCTGCTCGACGGCGGGGTGCGCACCCTCACCCCCAACGGCAACACGGGCGAGTTCTACGCCCTCACCCCCGACGAGCGCCGCGCGGTCACCGAGGCGACGGTCGCGGAGGCGGCCGACCGGGCCGCGATCCTGGTCGGTGTGGGGCACGACCTGCCGACCGCGGTCGAGGCGGCCCGGCACGCCCGGTACACGGGGGCGCACATGGTGATGGTGCACCAGCCGGTGCACCCGTACGTCTCCGAGAGCGGCTGGGTCGACTACCACCGGGCCATCGCGGACGCGGTGCCGGAACTGGGCGTCGTCCCGTACGTCCGCAACCCGCTGCTGAGCGGGGAGCGCCTGGCCGAGCTGGGCGCCGCCTGCCCGAACGTGGTCGGCGTGAAGTACGCGGTGCCGGACGCGGCCCGGTTCGCCGGCTTCGCCCGGGACGCGGGCCTGGACCGGTTCGTGTGGGTGGCCGGTCTCGCGGAGCCGTACGCGCCCTCGTACTTCTCGGCGGGCGCCACCGGGTTCACGTCCGGGCTGGTCAACGTCGCGCCCGCGCTCTCCCTGGAGATGCTGGCGGCGCTGCGGGCCGGCGACTACGGGACCGCGATGAAGGTGTGGGAGCGGATCCGCCGCTTCGAGGAGCTGCGGGCCGCGAACGGCAACGCGGACAACGTGACCGTGGTGAAGGAGGCGCTGGCCTCGCTCGGGCTGTGCCGGCGGGACATCCGGCCGCCGAGCCGGGAGCTCCCGGAGGACGCGCGGGCCGAGGTCGCGGCGATCGCCGGCGGGTGGCCGATATGA
- a CDS encoding GntR family transcriptional regulator, translating to MPFAPSPIPSRTQYVLEAIKHDILTGGLRPGQALVEAELAARFGVSKTPVREALKTLAGSGLVVMSQYKGVTVRMVDADMARAVYDVRLLLEPEAVRRAVASGAPLDEAHEALARAAAAEDPAERSLANRAFHRALYLPCGNPLLGRMLDEVRDQAALVSTVAWAAVPSWDREAAEHEEILRLAAAGDADGARRAVHAHIASFVERAFPENTLNPLDSE from the coding sequence ATGCCCTTCGCCCCCAGCCCCATCCCCTCCCGGACCCAGTACGTCCTGGAGGCGATCAAGCACGACATCCTGACCGGGGGGCTCAGACCCGGGCAGGCGCTCGTGGAGGCCGAGCTCGCCGCGCGTTTCGGGGTGTCCAAGACGCCGGTGCGCGAGGCGCTGAAGACGCTCGCGGGCAGCGGGCTCGTGGTGATGAGCCAGTACAAGGGCGTCACCGTGCGGATGGTCGACGCGGACATGGCCCGGGCCGTGTACGACGTGCGGCTGCTCCTGGAGCCGGAGGCGGTCCGTCGCGCGGTGGCTTCCGGGGCGCCGCTCGACGAGGCCCACGAGGCGCTGGCCCGGGCGGCCGCCGCCGAGGACCCGGCCGAACGCTCGCTGGCCAACCGGGCGTTCCACCGCGCGCTCTACCTCCCCTGCGGCAACCCGCTGCTCGGGCGGATGCTCGACGAGGTGCGCGACCAGGCCGCGCTCGTCTCCACCGTCGCCTGGGCCGCCGTCCCGTCGTGGGACCGCGAGGCGGCCGAGCACGAGGAGATCCTGCGGCTCGCCGCCGCGGGCGACGCCGACGGGGCGCGCCGGGCGGTGCACGCCCACATCGCCTCGTTCGTGGAGCGGGCCTTCCCCGAGAACACCCTGAATCCCCTGGACAGTGAGTGA